A genome region from Oncorhynchus gorbuscha isolate QuinsamMale2020 ecotype Even-year linkage group LG26, OgorEven_v1.0, whole genome shotgun sequence includes the following:
- the LOC124016507 gene encoding small integral membrane protein 28-like translates to MRTLLDSSWIKFGPAGRGSIDWVTGSPSPPMVERQLQDDNWNELNLNQEGRSGLLLYVVLPVASLLMLGILVLLAYWRCSPPKLSLDLQDPESSAEFLSSLTGHGERHTSTSADMSDSVYVMVYLPPPYEETLTKITRATSLTSRKESMNIEDLEARLCPEIKSSGRYV, encoded by the exons ATGAGAACGCTACTGGACAGCAGCTGGATAAAGTTTGGGCCAGCCGGCAGAGGGTCCATTGATTGGGTGACTGGGTCACCTTCTCCCCCAATGGTGGAGAGACAGTTACAG GACGACAACTGGAATGAGCTGAACCTCAACCAGGAAGGGAGGTCAGGGCTGCTCCTCTACGTGGTCCTCCCCGTCGCCTCCCTCCTCATGCTGGGCATCCTGGTACTCCTTGCCTACTGGAGGTGCTCCCCTCCAAAGCTCAGCCTGGACCTCCAGGACCCCGAGAGCAGCGCGGAGTTCCTCTCCTCGCTCACCGGCCACGGCGAACGCCACACCAGCACCAGCGCTGACATGTCGGACAGCGTGTACGTCATGGTCTACCTGCCACCGCCCTACGAGGAGACGCTGACCAAGATCACACGcgccaccagtctgaccagtcGGAAAGAGTCCATGAACATAGAGGACCTGGAGGCCCGGCTGTGTCCGGAGATCAAGTCCAGTGGACGCTACGTGTGA